One window from the genome of Gloeomargarita sp. SRBZ-1_bins_9 encodes:
- the cobA gene encoding uroporphyrinogen-III C-methyltransferase produces the protein MTGRVYLVGAGPGDPGLLTLKGKTLLELADVVIYDALVSPPILAMINPRAERIFVGKYRGWHSWSQGEINRLLMTKAQQYERVVRLKAGDPFIFGRGGEEVAALHQAGIPVEVVPGITAGLALGLPLTHRQYSSSVALVTGHEAVDKTRPPVNWTALAQGADTLVIYMGMHHLGEIVQELMAAGRDGQTPVQVVQWGTWPQERRVRGTLATIGEVVAQAGVGAPAVIVVGEAAAAEPL, from the coding sequence ATGACCGGTCGGGTGTATTTGGTGGGGGCGGGTCCGGGGGACCCCGGTTTACTGACGCTCAAGGGGAAGACGCTGTTGGAGTTGGCGGATGTGGTGATTTATGATGCCCTGGTCAGTCCCCCCATCCTGGCGATGATCAATCCCCGGGCGGAGCGAATTTTTGTGGGTAAGTACCGGGGTTGGCACAGTTGGTCCCAAGGGGAAATTAACCGGTTGCTGATGACCAAGGCACAGCAGTACGAGCGGGTGGTGCGGCTCAAAGCCGGGGACCCGTTTATTTTTGGGCGGGGAGGCGAAGAGGTGGCGGCGCTGCACCAGGCGGGGATTCCGGTGGAGGTGGTGCCCGGCATTACTGCGGGGTTGGCTCTGGGGTTGCCCTTGACCCATCGGCAGTACAGCTCCAGTGTGGCCCTGGTGACCGGTCACGAGGCGGTGGACAAGACGCGCCCGCCGGTCAATTGGACGGCTTTGGCCCAGGGGGCGGATACGTTGGTGATTTACATGGGGATGCACCATTTGGGGGAGATTGTTCAGGAGTTGATGGCGGCTGGCCGAGATGGGCAAACGCCGGTGCAGGTGGTGCAGTGGGGGACTTGGCCCCAGGAGCGGCGGGTGCGGGGAACCCTGGCGACGATTGGGGAGGTGGTGGCCCAGGCGGGGGTGGGAGCGCCGGCGGTGATCGTAGTCGGAGAAGCGGCTGCCGCCGAACCGCTATGA
- a CDS encoding DUF2358 domain-containing protein: protein MDVLATLREDYARFPRDQTYDIYAEDLVFADPVMRVRGREQFRGMIAFLATWFRDIELVLHDIWQEGPVIHTRWTMRWTAPLPWQPRVSVTGRSELTLNEQGLIGQQIDYWDCSRWDLVRQHWPFASQRPHRRQ, encoded by the coding sequence ATGGACGTGCTGGCGACGTTGCGGGAGGATTACGCCCGGTTTCCCCGCGACCAAACCTACGACATTTACGCGGAAGACCTGGTTTTTGCTGATCCCGTGATGCGGGTGCGGGGGCGGGAGCAGTTTCGCGGGATGATTGCCTTTTTGGCGACCTGGTTTCGGGATATTGAGCTGGTGTTGCACGACATCTGGCAGGAGGGACCGGTGATCCACACCCGTTGGACGATGCGGTGGACGGCGCCTTTGCCCTGGCAACCCCGGGTGAGCGTTACCGGCCGCAGCGAACTGACCCTGAATGAGCAGGGGTTAATTGGGCAACAAATTGACTACTGGGATTGCTCCCGTTGGGACCTGGTGCGCCAACATTGGCCGTTTGCATCCCAGCGCCCCCATCGCCGACAATAA
- a CDS encoding 8-amino-7-oxononanoate synthase — protein MAVVQSHPYRWLEEALATIRRAHWQRTLKPVTGPPGPVVQMEHRAVLNFASNDYLGLAGDPRLVAAATQAMARYGVGTTGSRLLSGQRELHRELETALARWKGTEDALVFSSGYAACLGTVVALVGKPDAVFQDAYNHSCLQQGAKLSQAQVYTYRHNDLAHLEQLLATHRRHHRRALIATESLFSMDGDTCPLPALLDLADAYDCMVLVDEAHGNGVFGAQGAGWVVATGCQGRPLIQVGNCSKALGSMGGYVAGGAALIAYLRHRAPTWVYSTGLSVPDTAAALAAIAIVQQEPQRQAQLWRNVHHLREALTQAGLPLLSSVPSPIVCLPLRDTATAARLEPELLRAGVLAGVVRPPTVPTSRLRLSVMSSHTPEHIAQLVAVLSQFPGVYG, from the coding sequence ATGGCGGTTGTCCAAAGTCACCCCTATCGCTGGCTAGAAGAAGCCCTGGCCACGATTCGGCGGGCGCACTGGCAACGAACGCTCAAACCGGTGACGGGTCCTCCAGGGCCGGTGGTGCAGATGGAGCATCGCGCCGTTTTGAACTTCGCCAGCAATGACTATCTGGGGTTGGCGGGGGACCCCCGGTTGGTGGCGGCAGCAACCCAGGCTATGGCGCGCTATGGGGTGGGGACGACGGGTTCGCGGCTGTTGAGCGGTCAGCGGGAGTTGCACCGGGAGCTGGAAACGGCCCTAGCTCGCTGGAAAGGTACAGAGGACGCCCTGGTTTTTAGCAGTGGTTATGCAGCCTGTTTGGGGACGGTGGTGGCGTTGGTGGGCAAACCGGATGCCGTTTTCCAAGACGCCTACAACCACAGTTGTCTGCAACAGGGAGCGAAGTTAAGCCAGGCCCAGGTGTACACCTATCGCCACAACGACCTGGCCCACCTTGAACAATTGCTGGCTACCCATCGCCGGCACCATCGCCGCGCCCTGATTGCCACCGAAAGCCTGTTCAGTATGGATGGGGACACCTGTCCGTTGCCGGCGCTGCTGGACCTGGCGGATGCCTACGACTGCATGGTGCTGGTGGATGAGGCCCACGGCAATGGAGTGTTTGGGGCGCAGGGGGCCGGTTGGGTGGTGGCGACGGGTTGTCAAGGGCGGCCCCTAATCCAGGTAGGCAATTGCAGCAAGGCCCTGGGGAGCATGGGGGGCTATGTGGCTGGCGGTGCGGCGTTAATCGCCTATCTGCGGCACCGGGCACCCACCTGGGTCTACAGCACCGGGCTTTCGGTTCCCGATACAGCAGCCGCGTTGGCAGCCATTGCCATTGTTCAGCAGGAACCCCAACGACAGGCCCAGCTCTGGCGCAATGTCCACCACCTGCGGGAGGCGTTAACCCAGGCGGGATTGCCCCTGCTGTCGTCGGTTCCATCCCCCATCGTTTGCCTGCCCCTGCGGGATACGGCCACGGCGGCCCGGTTGGAACCGGAACTGCTCCGGGCGGGGGTGTTGGCCGGGGTGGTGCGTCCCCCTACTGTGCCCACCAGTCGGTTGCGCCTGTCGGTGATGAGCAGCCATACACCGGAGCACATTGCCCAGTTGGTGGCGGTTTTGAGCCAATTTCCTGGGGTCTATGGCTAA
- a CDS encoding LL-diaminopimelate aminotransferase, with protein sequence MVRLAERLAPLTRNVFADMDQAKAQAAAQGMDVIDLSLGSSDLPTPPDILAVIAEALQDTRTHGYLLFHGTREFRRAAATWYERRYGVPVDPETEVLPLIGSQEGTAHLPLAVLNPGDYAILLDPGYPSHAGGVALAGGQVYPLRLRADQGFLPDLGQVPEAVWRRARLLVLSYPHNPTTAMADLAVFEAAVDVCRHYDLVLCHDFPYADLVFGEQLPPSVLQADRDKRVSIEFFSLSKSYNMGGFRLGYAIGNRELILALRRVKAVIDFNQYAGILRAGAQALLGDQTGVRKMVQTFRERRDAFVAALQRMGWQVPVPQATMYIWAPLPPAWAERSLEFCQHLVQKTGVAASPGAGFGPGGEGYVRFALVHPPARLQEAVDRMAHWLGMGA encoded by the coding sequence ATGGTACGACTGGCGGAGCGACTGGCGCCCCTGACGCGCAATGTGTTTGCCGATATGGACCAGGCCAAGGCCCAGGCGGCGGCCCAGGGAATGGATGTGATTGACCTGTCGCTAGGGTCATCGGATTTGCCCACCCCCCCAGACATCCTGGCGGTGATTGCCGAGGCCCTGCAGGATACCCGCACCCATGGGTACTTGCTGTTTCATGGCACGCGGGAGTTTCGCCGGGCAGCAGCCACCTGGTATGAGCGGCGCTATGGGGTGCCAGTGGACCCGGAAACGGAGGTCTTGCCCCTAATTGGCTCCCAGGAGGGGACAGCCCATTTGCCCTTGGCGGTCCTCAATCCGGGGGATTACGCCATTTTGCTGGACCCGGGTTATCCGTCCCATGCGGGGGGAGTGGCCCTGGCGGGGGGGCAGGTGTACCCGTTGCGTTTGCGGGCAGACCAGGGGTTTTTGCCGGATTTGGGTCAAGTTCCTGAGGCGGTATGGCGTCGGGCGCGGCTGCTGGTGTTGTCCTATCCCCATAACCCCACAACGGCAATGGCGGACCTGGCGGTGTTTGAGGCGGCGGTGGACGTTTGCCGGCACTATGACCTGGTGCTCTGCCATGACTTTCCCTATGCGGATTTGGTGTTCGGGGAACAGTTGCCCCCGTCGGTGTTGCAGGCGGACCGGGACAAGCGGGTGAGTATCGAGTTTTTTAGTCTCTCCAAGTCCTACAACATGGGGGGGTTTCGCCTGGGCTATGCCATCGGCAATCGAGAGCTGATCCTGGCGCTGCGGCGGGTCAAGGCAGTGATTGATTTCAACCAGTACGCGGGGATTTTGCGGGCGGGGGCGCAGGCGCTGCTGGGGGACCAAACGGGGGTGCGGAAGATGGTGCAGACGTTCCGGGAACGGCGGGATGCCTTTGTGGCGGCGTTGCAACGCATGGGCTGGCAGGTGCCGGTTCCCCAGGCGACGATGTATATCTGGGCGCCGTTGCCCCCGGCCTGGGCGGAACGGTCGTTAGAGTTTTGTCAGCACTTGGTGCAGAAAACGGGAGTGGCGGCGTCGCCGGGAGCCGGGTTCGGTCCGGGGGGGGAGGGCTATGTGCGCTTTGCATTGGTGCATCCCCCGGCGCGGTTGCAAGAAGCAGTGGACCGCATGGCGCATTGGTTGGGGATGGGGGCATGA
- the nadA gene encoding quinolinate synthase NadA, with protein MFLPVQETALPQDLVGAIQALKRELNAVILAHYYQDSQVQDVADYVGDSLGLSRQAAQTKADVILFAGVHFMAETAKILNPDKRVLLPDLAAGCSLADSCPPDQFAAFKAQYPDHLVISYINCSAAIKAMSDIICTSSNAVAIVQQIPPDQPILFAPDQNLGRYVMKQTGREMVLWPGSCIVHETFSYQELVKLKVRHPQALVIAHPECEAPVLEMADYIASTTGLLKYVQRSDAREFIVVTEPGIIHQMQKAAPDKVFIPAPANNGCACNQCPYMRLNTLEKVYLALRDGQPEITVPEDIRQNALVPLERMLAMSTGIG; from the coding sequence ATGTTTTTGCCGGTGCAGGAGACGGCATTGCCCCAGGACCTAGTGGGGGCGATTCAGGCCTTGAAGCGGGAGTTAAACGCCGTCATTTTAGCCCATTACTATCAGGACTCCCAGGTACAGGACGTGGCCGACTATGTGGGGGATTCCTTGGGGTTATCGCGGCAGGCGGCCCAGACCAAGGCCGATGTGATTCTGTTTGCCGGGGTGCATTTCATGGCGGAGACGGCCAAAATTCTCAACCCCGACAAGCGAGTGTTATTGCCGGATTTGGCGGCAGGGTGTTCTTTAGCCGACAGTTGTCCCCCAGACCAATTTGCGGCGTTTAAGGCCCAGTATCCCGACCACCTGGTGATTTCCTACATCAATTGTTCGGCGGCCATCAAGGCCATGAGCGACATTATCTGCACCAGTTCTAATGCCGTGGCCATCGTGCAGCAGATTCCCCCAGACCAGCCGATTCTGTTTGCGCCGGACCAAAACCTGGGGCGCTATGTGATGAAGCAAACGGGGCGGGAGATGGTGCTCTGGCCGGGCAGTTGCATCGTCCATGAAACGTTTTCTTATCAGGAATTGGTGAAGTTGAAGGTGCGCCATCCCCAGGCCCTGGTCATTGCCCACCCGGAATGCGAAGCGCCGGTGCTGGAGATGGCCGACTATATTGCTTCGACCACCGGGTTACTCAAGTACGTCCAGCGCAGCGACGCCCGGGAATTCATCGTGGTCACCGAACCCGGCATCATCCACCAGATGCAAAAAGCCGCCCCGGACAAGGTCTTTATCCCTGCCCCTGCCAACAACGGCTGCGCCTGCAACCAGTGCCCCTACATGCGCTTGAACACCCTGGAGAAGGTCTATCTGGCCCTGCGGGATGGGCAACCGGAAATCACCGTCCCGGAAGACATCCGCCAAAACGCGCTCGTGCCCCTGGAACGCATGCTGGCCATGAGTACCGGCATTGGCTAG
- a CDS encoding Uma2 family endonuclease yields MGNTQRVTGGERRIGWRRCCRDRQVKLKLYSSRGVLAYWIVDWLSRQVSVYRRTERTWQLTVTLYPQDRLPSPLLPGFACPVTELLV; encoded by the coding sequence ATGGGCAACACGCAGCGGGTCACTGGCGGGGAGCGCCGGATTGGGTGGAGGAGGTGCTGTCGCGACCGTCAGGTGAAATTAAAACTTTATTCATCCCGTGGGGTGCTGGCGTACTGGATTGTGGACTGGCTAAGCCGACAGGTGAGTGTTTATCGCCGCACTGAACGGACCTGGCAGTTGACCGTGACCCTGTACCCCCAGGACAGGCTCCCATCGCCCCTGTTGCCGGGTTTCGCCTGTCCCGTCACCGAGCTGCTTGTCTAG
- a CDS encoding 4-vinyl reductase, translating into MNGCLLPLNKSAGGKPMLEQLIVDRSRKLVGLFGEPVIFHCHHYNLFLQQTIEDPAWIDGVTILRQSAQEIFFSLLQGAFGKLGVTQAVQRWQVARQLFSFLGFGQIDGDISPQGADIELRHSHYAQGWLGKYGATLQRHKPIDHVAVGYAAAALDAIYGSLGDYQAEETQCQAVTRGDHCVIRVQPVATRRPLTPSPGMGRIIDQPASIARAKTSVDYEALNETLWGLPLAGDEQGQIRAFNVLLTRMPANYYNRIQYRFLDALRAVNPALEEVGCELLRESGHVCVFYTFGNIMASVEWESLVQPLIQNDTDWIHGGYAVASSLGWGRWELVEIASDQSCRVVIDGNYETNYFLATYPQSATGACFFAQGAVPALMNLVYRGHIAQKPTLDETLYNNLFRRGNCFRGQEVRAREKGDPWCEFIATAN; encoded by the coding sequence TTGAACGGCTGCCTATTGCCGTTGAATAAGTCGGCAGGAGGGAAACCCATGCTCGAGCAACTGATTGTGGACCGTTCCCGCAAGTTGGTGGGTTTGTTTGGCGAACCGGTGATTTTCCACTGCCACCACTACAACCTCTTTTTGCAGCAAACGATTGAAGACCCGGCCTGGATCGACGGGGTGACGATCCTACGCCAGTCAGCCCAGGAGATATTTTTCAGCCTGTTGCAGGGGGCCTTTGGGAAGCTAGGGGTCACCCAGGCGGTCCAACGTTGGCAGGTGGCCCGGCAACTGTTTAGTTTCTTGGGATTTGGGCAAATAGACGGGGACATTTCTCCCCAGGGGGCCGACATTGAACTGCGCCATTCCCACTACGCGCAAGGGTGGCTGGGCAAGTATGGGGCAACCCTTCAGCGGCACAAACCCATTGACCACGTGGCGGTGGGCTATGCTGCAGCGGCCTTAGATGCCATTTATGGGTCCCTGGGAGATTACCAGGCCGAAGAAACCCAGTGCCAGGCGGTGACCCGGGGGGACCACTGTGTGATTCGGGTGCAACCGGTTGCGACCCGCCGCCCCCTGACCCCCAGTCCGGGTATGGGACGCATCATTGACCAACCGGCGTCCATTGCCCGGGCCAAGACCTCGGTAGACTACGAAGCCCTGAATGAAACCTTGTGGGGCTTACCGTTGGCGGGGGATGAGCAGGGGCAGATTCGGGCGTTTAATGTACTGCTAACCCGGATGCCGGCGAATTACTACAACCGCATTCAGTACCGGTTTCTGGATGCCCTACGGGCCGTGAATCCTGCCCTGGAGGAAGTCGGCTGCGAACTGCTGCGGGAATCCGGCCACGTGTGCGTGTTTTATACCTTCGGCAACATCATGGCGTCGGTAGAGTGGGAAAGCCTGGTGCAGCCCCTGATCCAAAACGACACAGACTGGATTCACGGGGGCTATGCGGTCGCCAGCAGTCTGGGGTGGGGCCGCTGGGAACTGGTAGAAATTGCCAGTGACCAGTCCTGTCGGGTGGTCATTGACGGCAACTACGAGACCAACTACTTCCTGGCTACCTATCCCCAGAGCGCAACGGGGGCCTGTTTCTTTGCCCAGGGTGCCGTACCGGCCCTGATGAACCTGGTCTATCGGGGTCACATTGCCCAAAAACCGACCCTGGACGAAACGCTTTACAACAATCTCTTCCGGCGGGGCAACTGTTTCCGGGGCCAGGAGGTGCGCGCCCGGGAAAAGGGTGACCCCTGGTGTGAATTCATTGCCACAGCCAACTGA
- a CDS encoding CBS domain-containing protein: MTKTVAQAMTPDPVVVYPRTPIEEAIQILAERGFSGLPVVNERHQLVGVLSTLDILHRQEGLRPPLYFWFMDAVIWLENPHHYRQELHKVLGPTVADVMTPHPISIHPEASLTVAAHKMHQHNVRRLPVVNSENRVVGILTRGDIVRALAEDMAQPTES; this comes from the coding sequence ATGACCAAGACCGTTGCCCAGGCGATGACCCCCGACCCGGTGGTGGTCTATCCCCGGACACCCATTGAGGAGGCGATTCAAATCCTGGCGGAGCGGGGGTTTAGCGGTTTACCAGTGGTCAATGAGCGGCATCAGTTGGTGGGGGTGTTATCCACGCTGGATATTCTTCACCGGCAAGAGGGTTTGCGTCCGCCTTTATATTTCTGGTTCATGGATGCGGTGATCTGGCTGGAAAACCCGCACCATTACCGGCAGGAATTGCACAAGGTGCTCGGACCGACCGTAGCCGATGTCATGACTCCCCATCCCATCAGCATTCATCCCGAGGCATCCTTGACCGTTGCCGCCCACAAAATGCACCAGCACAACGTGCGGCGCTTGCCGGTGGTGAATTCAGAAAACCGGGTGGTGGGCATTTTGACCCGGGGGGATATTGTACGGGCGTTGGCGGAGGACATGGCCCAACCGACGGAATCCTAG
- a CDS encoding thioredoxin domain-containing protein has product MTAGPVAIREEAFTAEVQQATEPVLVYVWADWCGPCRLMTQILTEMAPQWQGRLKMVKMHADENPATVRQYQVTGIPTLLLFRRGEVVWRHEGVLNPAKLTQALTQHLAE; this is encoded by the coding sequence ATGACGGCAGGGCCGGTGGCAATTCGGGAGGAGGCCTTTACGGCAGAGGTCCAGCAGGCGACAGAACCGGTGTTGGTCTATGTGTGGGCGGACTGGTGTGGCCCTTGCCGCTTGATGACCCAAATCCTGACTGAGATGGCCCCCCAGTGGCAGGGACGACTAAAAATGGTGAAGATGCACGCGGATGAGAACCCGGCAACGGTCAGGCAATACCAGGTGACGGGCATTCCCACCCTGTTGCTGTTTCGCCGGGGGGAGGTGGTCTGGCGCCACGAGGGGGTGCTCAATCCAGCCAAGTTGACCCAGGCGTTGACCCAGCATCTGGCGGAGTAG
- a CDS encoding SPFH domain-containing protein, giving the protein MEFLVILAIALVIVVAAVRNLYYICQPNEVLIFAGTTRWVPSLRRRVGYRLVKGGSSLRMPLFERVLRLDLTNLIIELKVVGAYSKGGIPLRVEGVANIKIAGEEPIIHNAIERLLGKTREEIKRIAKETLEGNLRGVLASLTPQQVNEDKLAFVRSLQDEAEEDLGKLGLVLDTLQIQNISDDVGYLDSIGRKQRAELLRDARIAEAQAQAQAAIQAAENARLTVFAQLDAEMQIVEAEVQRRIRDALTRREALVAEVQAEVGAQIARAQADLAVQRERIAQVRQQLQADVVAPAAAQCQQAMEAAQAAAAQIVEEGKALVEGMRQLATTWRQAGDQARQIFLLQKLEPLLQALAATVPQVQVDRMTVLDPATATSTAAWWEQVRAATGIDVQRLLPKMAPPAEETT; this is encoded by the coding sequence ATGGAGTTTTTAGTCATCCTGGCGATTGCCCTGGTGATTGTGGTGGCGGCGGTGCGCAATCTCTACTACATCTGCCAGCCTAACGAGGTGTTGATTTTTGCCGGAACCACGCGCTGGGTGCCCTCTTTGCGGCGACGGGTGGGCTACCGGTTGGTCAAAGGCGGCAGCAGCCTACGTATGCCCTTGTTTGAGCGGGTGTTGCGCCTGGATTTGACCAATTTGATTATTGAGCTGAAGGTGGTGGGGGCTTATTCCAAGGGGGGGATTCCCCTGCGGGTTGAGGGGGTGGCCAATATCAAAATTGCCGGCGAGGAACCCATCATCCACAACGCCATCGAACGACTGCTGGGCAAAACGCGGGAGGAAATTAAACGCATCGCCAAGGAAACCCTGGAGGGGAATTTGCGGGGGGTGCTAGCGAGTCTGACGCCCCAGCAGGTCAACGAGGATAAGTTGGCCTTTGTGCGCAGCCTGCAGGATGAGGCGGAGGAGGATTTGGGGAAGTTGGGGCTGGTGCTGGACACGCTCCAGATTCAAAACATTTCCGACGATGTGGGGTATTTGGACTCGATAGGGCGCAAGCAGCGGGCGGAATTGTTGCGGGATGCCCGGATTGCTGAAGCCCAGGCCCAGGCCCAGGCGGCTATCCAAGCGGCGGAAAATGCCCGTCTGACGGTCTTTGCCCAATTGGACGCCGAGATGCAGATCGTGGAGGCGGAGGTGCAACGGCGGATTCGCGATGCCCTGACCCGGCGGGAGGCCCTGGTGGCGGAGGTGCAGGCGGAAGTGGGGGCGCAGATTGCCCGGGCGCAGGCGGATTTGGCGGTACAGCGGGAGCGAATTGCCCAGGTGCGCCAACAACTCCAAGCGGATGTGGTGGCTCCAGCCGCGGCCCAATGTCAACAGGCGATGGAGGCGGCGCAAGCGGCAGCGGCCCAGATTGTGGAGGAGGGCAAGGCCCTGGTGGAAGGGATGCGGCAGTTGGCGACCACCTGGCGACAGGCGGGGGATCAGGCGCGGCAGATTTTCCTGCTCCAAAAGCTCGAACCCCTGCTCCAGGCCCTGGCGGCGACGGTTCCCCAGGTGCAGGTGGACCGGATGACGGTGTTGGACCCGGCAACGGCCACAAGTACGGCAGCCTGGTGGGAGCAGGTGCGGGCGGCCACGGGGATTGATGTCCAGCGCTTGTTACCTAAAATGGCTCCACCGGCGGAGGAGACGACCTGA
- the cbiD gene encoding cobalt-precorrin-5B (C(1))-methyltransferase CbiD, which translates to MAKAGYTLPVFACASAVAALHFLRTQEVLDQVELDLLNPPTKATVPIEQVVPLSTGAVLAMTRSQPGDNLDLTRDTPVWALVSWGEPSAEPLTLVGGYGVGWHRETGQAAIYRYARQLLAHHLTSERPLRVEIILPQGRRLAERTSNAAFGVVEGLALLGTSGIAHPVSAPEQLEQFREELRRKAPQGDLVFCVGENGLDLARAWGVPESVLVKTGNWLGPLLVEAAWLGLRSVTLLGYYGKVIKLAGGIFHTHHHVADGRLEILVACGVRVGLPLPVLQKLLDQPTVEAAMQYLHQVQPLQVRPLYDLILDHIRHRTRQYLQAHGGQPLELEVMLFNRERQMVAQTPGAQRWLPSLR; encoded by the coding sequence ATGGCTAAGGCGGGTTACACCTTGCCGGTGTTTGCCTGTGCCAGCGCGGTGGCGGCTTTGCACTTCCTACGCACCCAGGAGGTGCTTGACCAGGTGGAGTTGGATTTGCTCAACCCCCCAACCAAGGCGACGGTTCCCATTGAGCAGGTGGTGCCCTTGTCCACCGGGGCGGTGCTGGCCATGACCCGCTCCCAGCCGGGGGATAATTTGGACCTGACCCGCGATACGCCGGTTTGGGCGCTGGTGTCCTGGGGGGAGCCGTCGGCAGAACCCTTGACCCTGGTGGGGGGTTATGGGGTGGGGTGGCATCGGGAAACGGGACAGGCCGCCATTTATCGCTATGCCCGCCAGCTTTTGGCCCATCACCTGACCAGCGAACGACCCCTACGGGTGGAAATCATCCTGCCCCAGGGGCGGCGCTTAGCTGAACGAACGTCTAACGCGGCCTTTGGGGTGGTGGAGGGGTTGGCGCTATTGGGCACCAGCGGGATAGCCCATCCAGTGAGTGCGCCGGAACAGCTGGAACAGTTTCGGGAGGAGTTGCGCCGCAAAGCTCCCCAGGGCGACCTGGTGTTTTGTGTGGGGGAAAACGGGTTGGATTTGGCGCGCGCCTGGGGGGTTCCCGAATCCGTCTTGGTGAAAACGGGGAATTGGTTGGGACCACTGTTGGTGGAGGCGGCGTGGCTCGGGCTGCGGAGCGTCACTTTGCTGGGCTATTACGGGAAGGTGATCAAATTGGCGGGGGGGATTTTTCACACCCATCACCATGTGGCGGACGGGCGCTTGGAAATCCTGGTGGCCTGTGGGGTGCGGGTGGGGTTGCCCCTGCCGGTGTTGCAAAAGCTGCTCGACCAACCGACGGTGGAGGCGGCCATGCAGTACTTGCACCAGGTGCAGCCCCTGCAGGTGCGACCCCTGTACGACCTGATCCTGGACCACATCCGGCACCGCACCCGGCAGTATCTCCAGGCCCACGGCGGTCAACCCCTGGAATTGGAGGTGATGTTGTTCAATCGGGAGCGGCAGATGGTCGCCCAAACCCCCGGCGCTCAACGCTGGTTGCCGTCCCTGCGCTAA